The Tamandua tetradactyla isolate mTamTet1 chromosome 23, mTamTet1.pri, whole genome shotgun sequence genome includes a window with the following:
- the PAQR4 gene encoding progestin and adipoQ receptor family member 4, with amino-acid sequence MAFLAGPRLLDWASSPPHLQFNKFVLTGYRPASSGPGCLRSLFYLHNELGNIYTHGLALLGFLVLLPMTVPWGQLGKDGWLGGTHCVACLAPPAGSVLYHLFMCHQGGSAVYARLLALDMCGVCLVNTLGALPIIHCTLACRPWLRPAALVGYTLLSGLAGWRALTAPSTGARLRAFGWQAAARLLVFGARGLGLGSGAPGSLPCYLRMDALALLGGLVNVARLPERWGPGRFDYWGNSHQIMHLLSVGSILQLHAGVVPDLLWTAHHACPPD; translated from the exons ATGGCCTTCCTGGCCGGGCCACGCCTGCTGGACTGGGCCAGCTCTCCGCCGCACCTGCAGTTCAACAAGTTCGTGCTGACGGGCTACCGGCCGGCCAGCAGCGGCCCCGGCTGCCTGCGCAGCCTCTTCTACCTGCACAACGAGCTGGGCAACATCTACACGCACG GGCTGGCCCTGCTAGGCTTCCTGGTGCTGCTGCCCATGACGGTGCCATGGGGCCAGTTGGGTAAGGACGGCTGGCTGGGGGGCACACACTGCGTCGCCTGCTTGGCACCCCCCGCAGGCTCCGTGCTCTACCACCTCTTCATGTGCCATCAAGGGGGCAGCGCTGTGTACGCCCGGCTCCTCGCCCTGGACATGTGCGGGGTCTGCCTCGTCAATACCCTGG GGGCCCTGCCCATCATCCACTGCACCCTGGCCTGCAGGCCATGGCTGCGCCCAGCTGCCCTGGTGGGCTACACGCTGCTGTCAGGGCTGGCCGGCTGGCGGGCCCTCACAGCCCCCTCCACTGGTGCCCGGCTCCGTGCCTTTGGCTGGCAGGCCGCTGCCCGCCTCCTGGTGTTTGGGGCCCGGGGCTTGGGGCTGGGCTCTGGGGCCCCTGGCTCCCTGCCCTGCTACCTGCGCATGGATGCGCTGGCACTCCTTGGGGGGCTGGTGAATGTGGCCCGCCTACCAGAGCGCTGGGGACCCGGCCGCTTCGACTACTGGGGCAATTCGCATCAGATCATGCATCTGCTCAGCGTGGGCTCCATCCTGCAGCTCCACGCCGGCGTCGTGCCTGACCTGCTCTGGACTGCCCACCACGCCTGCCCCCCGGACTGA
- the KREMEN2 gene encoding kremen protein 2 isoform X2, whose amino-acid sequence MGTRALHGLLLLLLCLPPHGASAGGLHSPGLSECFQVNGADYRGHQNRTGLRGDGRPCLFWDQTQQHSYSSASDPQGRWGLGAHNFCRNPDGDVQPWCYVAESEEGIYWRYCDIPTCHMPGYLGCFVDSGAPPALSGPSGTSTKLTVQVCLRFCRLKGYQLCGGDGRLGIYEVSVGSCQGNWTAPQGVLYSPDFPDEYGPDRNCSWALGPPGVALELTFRLFELADPRDRLELRDAASGRLLRAFDGSRPPPPGPLRLRPTALLLTFRSDARGHAQGFALTYRVLQDTADRPELPKGAAQTPAAPLDGANASCSPRPGAPEAAVGARVFSTVTAVSVLVLLLLSLLRLLSRRTCLLTPGKGPLALGPSRGPGRSWAVWYRRPRGVPLPCPPGDPQAEGPAAGYRPLSASSQTSLRSLISAL is encoded by the exons ATGGGGACACGGGCCCTGCacggcctcctcctcctcctcctctgcctcccGCCGCACGGCGCCTCCGCGGGGGGCCTGCACAGCCCAG GCCTGTCCGAGTGCTTCCAGGTGAACGGCGCCGATTATCGCGGCCACCAAAACCGCACGGGCCTGCGCGGGGACGGCCGCCCGTGCCTCTTCTGGGACCAGACGCAGCAGCACAGCTACAGCAGCGCCAGCGACCCCCAGGGCCGCTGGGGGCTGGGCGCGCACAACTTCTGCCG GAACCCCGACGGGGACGTGCAGCCGTGGTGCTACGTGGCCGAGAGCGAGGAGGGCATCTACTGGCGTTACTGCGACATCCCCACGTGCCACA TGCCGGGCTACCTGGGCTGCTTCGTGGACTCCGGGGCGCCCCCCGCGCTCAGTGGCCCCAGCGGCACCTCCACGAAGCTCACGGTGCAGGTCTGCCTGCGCTTCTGCCGCCTGAAGGGCTACCAG CTGTGCGGCGGCGACGGGCGCCTGGGTATCTACGAGG TGTCCGTGGGCTCCTGCCAGGGGAACTGGACGGCGCCGCAGGGCGTCCTCTACTCCCCGGACTTCCCCGACGAGTACGGGCCGGACCGCAACTGCAGCTGGGCGCTGGGCCCCCCGGGAGTCGCCCTGGAGCTCACCTTCCGCCTCTTCGAGCTGGCCGACCCTCGAGACCGGCTCGAGCTGCGCGACGCCGCCTCGGGCCGCCTGCTCCGCGCCTTCGACGGCTCCCGCCCGCCGCCGCCCGGGCCTCTCCGCCTGCGCCCTACCGCGCTGCTGCTTACCTTCCGCAGCGACGCGCGCGGCCACGCACAGGGCTTCGCGCTCACCTACCGCG TGCTGCAGGACACCGCCGACCGGCCGGAGCTTCCCAAGGGCGCGGCCCAGACGCCCGCGGCGCCCCTGGACGGAGCCAACGCGAGCTGCAGCCCCCGGCCAGGGGCTCCGGAGGCCGCAGTGGGGG CCCGGGTCTTCTCGACAGTGACAGCCGTCTCGGTGCTGGTGCTGCTGCTTCTGTCGCTGCTGCGCCTGCTGAGCCGACG GACCTGTCTGCTGACTCCAGGGAAGGGGCCTCTGGCGTTGGGACCCTCCCGGGGCCCCGGGAGAAGCTGGGCGGTGTGGTACCGCCGGCCCCGAGGGGTGCCTCTGCCCTGCCCCCCTGGGGACCCCCAGGCTGAGGGTCCAGCGGCGGGCTACCGGCCCCTGAGCGCCTCCAGCCAGACCTCCCTGCGGTCGCTCATCTCCGCTCTCTGA
- the KREMEN2 gene encoding kremen protein 2 isoform X1, with protein sequence MGTRALHGLLLLLLCLPPHGASAGGLHSPGLSECFQVNGADYRGHQNRTGLRGDGRPCLFWDQTQQHSYSSASDPQGRWGLGAHNFCRNPDGDVQPWCYVAESEEGIYWRYCDIPTCHMPGYLGCFVDSGAPPALSGPSGTSTKLTVQVCLRFCRLKGYQLAGVEAGYACFCGSESDLARGRPAPATDCDQICFGHPGQLCGGDGRLGIYEVSVGSCQGNWTAPQGVLYSPDFPDEYGPDRNCSWALGPPGVALELTFRLFELADPRDRLELRDAASGRLLRAFDGSRPPPPGPLRLRPTALLLTFRSDARGHAQGFALTYRVLQDTADRPELPKGAAQTPAAPLDGANASCSPRPGAPEAAVGARVFSTVTAVSVLVLLLLSLLRLLSRRTCLLTPGKGPLALGPSRGPGRSWAVWYRRPRGVPLPCPPGDPQAEGPAAGYRPLSASSQTSLRSLISAL encoded by the exons ATGGGGACACGGGCCCTGCacggcctcctcctcctcctcctctgcctcccGCCGCACGGCGCCTCCGCGGGGGGCCTGCACAGCCCAG GCCTGTCCGAGTGCTTCCAGGTGAACGGCGCCGATTATCGCGGCCACCAAAACCGCACGGGCCTGCGCGGGGACGGCCGCCCGTGCCTCTTCTGGGACCAGACGCAGCAGCACAGCTACAGCAGCGCCAGCGACCCCCAGGGCCGCTGGGGGCTGGGCGCGCACAACTTCTGCCG GAACCCCGACGGGGACGTGCAGCCGTGGTGCTACGTGGCCGAGAGCGAGGAGGGCATCTACTGGCGTTACTGCGACATCCCCACGTGCCACA TGCCGGGCTACCTGGGCTGCTTCGTGGACTCCGGGGCGCCCCCCGCGCTCAGTGGCCCCAGCGGCACCTCCACGAAGCTCACGGTGCAGGTCTGCCTGCGCTTCTGCCGCCTGAAGGGCTACCAG CTGGCGGGCGTGGAAGCCGGCTACGCCTGCTTCTGCGGCTCGGAGAGCGACCTGGCGCGGGGACGCCCGGCCCCGGCCACCGACTGTGACCAGATCTGCTTTGGACACCCGGGGCAGCTGTGCGGCGGCGACGGGCGCCTGGGTATCTACGAGG TGTCCGTGGGCTCCTGCCAGGGGAACTGGACGGCGCCGCAGGGCGTCCTCTACTCCCCGGACTTCCCCGACGAGTACGGGCCGGACCGCAACTGCAGCTGGGCGCTGGGCCCCCCGGGAGTCGCCCTGGAGCTCACCTTCCGCCTCTTCGAGCTGGCCGACCCTCGAGACCGGCTCGAGCTGCGCGACGCCGCCTCGGGCCGCCTGCTCCGCGCCTTCGACGGCTCCCGCCCGCCGCCGCCCGGGCCTCTCCGCCTGCGCCCTACCGCGCTGCTGCTTACCTTCCGCAGCGACGCGCGCGGCCACGCACAGGGCTTCGCGCTCACCTACCGCG TGCTGCAGGACACCGCCGACCGGCCGGAGCTTCCCAAGGGCGCGGCCCAGACGCCCGCGGCGCCCCTGGACGGAGCCAACGCGAGCTGCAGCCCCCGGCCAGGGGCTCCGGAGGCCGCAGTGGGGG CCCGGGTCTTCTCGACAGTGACAGCCGTCTCGGTGCTGGTGCTGCTGCTTCTGTCGCTGCTGCGCCTGCTGAGCCGACG GACCTGTCTGCTGACTCCAGGGAAGGGGCCTCTGGCGTTGGGACCCTCCCGGGGCCCCGGGAGAAGCTGGGCGGTGTGGTACCGCCGGCCCCGAGGGGTGCCTCTGCCCTGCCCCCCTGGGGACCCCCAGGCTGAGGGTCCAGCGGCGGGCTACCGGCCCCTGAGCGCCTCCAGCCAGACCTCCCTGCGGTCGCTCATCTCCGCTCTCTGA